The segment TGCCGAGAGGGAGGGGCGCGAGCTGGAGCGCCGCGAGCGCAGCTACCGTGGTGACCGGCCCGCGCCCGAGCTGCGGGGCCGCACGGTCATCCTCGTTGACGACGGCCTAGCGACCGGCGCCACCATGCGCGCCGCCGCCCAAGCGGTCAAGGCGCAAGGGCCCGCCAAGGTCGTGGTGGCGGTGCCCACCGCGGCGCCCGAGACCTGCGCCGCCCTTCGGGCGGAGGTCGATGAGATCATTTGCGCCGAAACGCCGCAGCCCTTTTACGGCGTGGGCATGTGGTACGACGACTTCGCGCAGACGAGCGACGAGGAAGTGCGCGAGCTTCTGGAGGCTGCAAAGAGGGTGAGGC is part of the Deinococcota bacterium genome and harbors:
- a CDS encoding phosphoribosyltransferase, translating into MKRFRDRKDAGARLAEKLAHYAGREDVLVLALPRGGVPVAFQVVKVLGVPLDIFVVRKLGTPGHEELAMGAIATGGVRVLNDDIVRSLRVPEDAIDAAAEREGRELERRERSYRGDRPAPELRGRTVILVDDGLATGATMRAAAQAVKAQGPAKVVVAVPTAAPETCAALRAEVDEIICAETPQPFYGVGMWYDDFAQTSDEEVRELLEAAKRVRHGPSLGE